The genome window TCAATTCTAGTTAATTTCTTGGAAACCTCCCGCAAGATTGCCTTAAGTTCCCCAATTTCATCAAGTACCCCCCCATTTTCCGAATCGCCAGCAGGCAAAATATCTTTTTTAATCATTTCAGATACTCCTCACACTCGCGCCAAAGTTGCTCAAATTCTCTAACTAATTCTCGCGGCAGTTCTCCCTCATTAATCGCCCGTTTCAACCCGACGCTTTCCCGAATAGTCGATTCAAAAAATCTGACTTCTATGTTATTATCTTTTGATATCTCAGCGCAAAGTCTCTTGACTTCTCTCATGTAAAACTGAACTTCATTAGTCAGCAATCCTCCATAGATTTTAGCTTTATTCATAAACACTGCAATTTTGGGAAACGGGTAAGGCTCAATCCGTTTCTGGAGCGAGTTTAAAACTAAACTCAATCCCCGAGAACCAAAATAATCGGGATTGACGGGAATCAATATTAAGTCACAGCAAGAGAGGACGCTGTAGGTGAGGAGACTGAAGGAAGGCGAACAGTCAAACAGCATTAAATCGTATTTGGGGAGATTGGGAGAGTTAACGATTTTCCCGCTAAACTGGCGGATGAAGTCTTTTACATTTTTACCCTCAAATCCATCGAGATCCAACCAGTACAATTCTTCAACTGAAGGGATAAAATGCAACTGTTCGTCAATCTGATAAATAGTGTCGAAACCAACGGGAAATTTAAAGTTTTGTCCGGCTTTTTTAAAGACTTCGAGGGCGTCGTAAATTGTGAGTCGGTGTTTGAGAGATTTTTCGTACCACTTACCAAATTTATCATCTAAATGACCAGTGTTTTCGTTAAGCCCGATCGCCTCTGTGAGCGACATTTGCGGGTCTAGGTCTAACATCAGGACTTCTAAGTCGGTTCCTTGGGATATAATATTTCCCATACTCCAGGTGACGGTTGTCTTCCCGACACCGCCTTTGAAGTTGATTACGGCTATGGATTTTGGACTCATGGCTGGCTTTGTTTAGATTTTGCTGAAATATAAATTAAAACATACCGATCGCCCAATTAGCGCTGGTTAAGCATTATTACTCAAATAATCGCGATCGCCTGGAGTAGGCGATCGCCAGATTAACTGCGAGTCTATACGATCTTAGAGTAGCGCTTGAGGATTATACCCAGGCAATTCAGCTTAAACCAGACTTTGCCCAAGCTCATTACAACCGAGGCATTTTCCACTATGAACTGGGCGATTCCGAAAGAGCAAATGAAGATTTTTACAATGCTAAAAATTTATATCATATGCAGGGAAAAGAAGAAAAATATCAAAAGGTACTTGATATAATAGAAGAACTTCAGCAAGAAGATTGAGAGCGAGCGCATTTAGTAAAGAGATAAAAAGAGCGATCGATACATTAATAATTATTCGGCTCATTGCAAATCCTGTAGATCGACTTCAACTAAATTTTGCCTGTCTTTAACATTTTCAATAGCTTTCAACAGTTTGTTTTTATTGACTTCCGATTTCAAAAGATATTCGGTTTCATCGCATTCTGAGACAATGATTTCAATCTCTTTATCTCCAAAAATCGCTTTGATTTGTTCTAAAAAGTTACGATCTAGTTCGCTGGCTTTTAAACGATAAACTGTTGACATCGTTTTTACCTATTTTTGATTGATTTAAAATGATTAATATTGCCTTTAAATAGAGTAGTTTGAAGTTGACACTAAGGGCTGGCAAAATTACCAGCCCTTAATTTGTTTTAGCGTTTCACCAACTTCTTGGACAACTTCCGCAAGCGAATTGATTTCGGTGTTACTTCCACCAATTCATCCTGACCGATGTACTCCAAAGCGCGTTCCAAACTCATATCGACTGGTGCTTGCAATTGCGCCAATTCTTCACCACCAGATGCGCGGTGGTTTGTCAACTGCTTCGACTTGCAGATATTCAGCTCCATGTCTTCATCTCGGTTGTTTTCTCCGATAATCATCCCTCTGTAAACCTTGGTTCCGGGGGTAATGAAAAATACGCCACGGTCTTCAGCATTTTTCAGTGAATAAGTAGTTGCAGTTCCTTCTTCAAAGGAAATCAATACTCCGTTGCGACGGGCGATAATTTCTCCACCGAGGGGGCGATAGTCGAGGAAGCTGTGGTTCATAATTCCAGCGCCGCGAGTCAAGCGCATAAACTCGCCTCGGAATCCAATCAAACCGCGGGCGGGGACTGAAAATTCGATTTGGGTGCGACCGGTGCTGCTGACGTGCATATCTTGCATTTCTGCTTTGCGCTGACCGAGGCGTTCGATGCAGCCACCGACTGCTTCTTCGGGTACGTCTAAGACCAAACATTCAAAGGGTTCGCAGGGACGGCCGCCGACTTCGCGGAAGATTACTTGCGGCTGGGATACTTGGAATTCGTATCCTTCGCGACGCATATTTTCGATCAGGATTCCGAGGTGAAGTTCGCCACGGCCGGATACGAGGAATTTGTCGGGAGAGTCGGTTTCTTCGACGCGCAAGGCGACGTTGGTTTGGAGTTCTCGCATTAGTCGATCGCGAATTTGACGCGATGTGACCAAACTACCTTCTTGACCGCAGAACGGCGAATCGTTCACCGAGAAAGTCATCTGCAAAGTCGGTTCGTCTACTTTGATTAAAGGTAGCGCTTGTGGGTCGTTGGGACAGGTAATTGTCTCGCCAATATACGCATCAGCAAAACCGGCAACGGCGACAAGATTACCAGCAGAAGATTCTGCGATATCAATGCGCTTCAGGCCTTCAAAGCCCATCAATTTGCTGATTTTTGACTTGACAAGCGCGCCGCTTTCTGTGATTAAAACTGCTTGTTGACCGATTCTAATCGTGCCGTTGTGGATGCGGCCGATGACGATGCGGCCGACGTATTCTGAGTAATCTAGGGTGGTGACTTGCAGTTGCAGAGGTTTGTCAGGGTCGCCGATGGGGGGCGGTACGTGGTCTAGGATTTCTTCAAACAGCGGTTTCATGTCCACTGCTTCGTCTTCCAAAGTTTTTTTAGCAGTACCGTTGAGTCCCGAACCGAACAGATAGGGGAAGTCGCACTGATCGTCGTCGGCGCCGAGTTCGAGGAACAGATCCAAAACTTTATCGACTGCTTTGTGGGGATCTGCTCGATCGCGATCGATCTTGTTGACAAATACGATCGGGCGCAGTCCTTTTTCGAGGGCTTTTTTGAGCACGAAGCGGGTTTGCGGCATCGGGCCTTCGTTAGCGTCTACGATCAGCAAACAACCGTCAACCATGCCGAGAACTCGTTCTACTTCACCGCCGAAGTCCGCGTGTCCGGGGGTATCGACGATGTTGATCAGGGTTTCTTTGTATCGGACAGCGGTATTTTTGGAAAGGATGGTGATGCCACGCTCGCGCTCGATGTCATTGGAGTCCATGACGCAATCTGGGACTTCTTCCCCTTCGCGGAAGACCCCGGACTGTCTGAGGAGAGCATCCACAAGGGTGGTTTTGCCGTGATCGACGTGAGCAATGATAGCAACGTTGCGAATGGGAAGACTCATAATGCGTCTGGGACGTTAAACGGATTTAACTAAAGATTTCTTAATGATTGTAGCGCATGGAGTCAAGGGGCGATCGGGCGCGACTGTATAATTAACCTGCTGACCCGCTAAAATTGAAATTATGGAAGCGCAACCCAGAGATATTAAGCGTTATATCAAACAAAATGGCACAGTTCCATTTGCCGAATGGTTTGGCTCCCTGCGAGATGTTAACGCTAAAATCAGGATTGATAAGAGGCTGGAGCGGATTAGCAGTGGCAATTTGGGAGACTGTCGCTCAGTTGGCGAAGGAGTTTGCGAACTTAAAATCGACTATGGGCCGGGCTACCGAGTCTACTTTGGACAAGTGGGATCTGCGATCGTGCTTCTGCTGTGCGGTGGGGATAAAAGCACTCAAGATCAAGACATTAGTAAAGCTAAGAAATATTGGAGAGATTATGAAAGACGCCAAAATGCCTGCTAGTGATAGCTATCATCCCTTTAAAATTTCCAATCTCAAAGATCCAAACTATTCTGCTGCTTACCTTTCTCTGATATTTGGAGAAGAGGAAGAAGGAGATTTGGAATTAAAAATTATGCTCTCAGCTATGAGAGATATATTTGAGGCTCTTGGTGAACCAAATATGTCTGCTGATGATGCTAAATTGCATTTGGAAAAATTAGATGCTTTGTTATCAGGAGAAGGAATTGCGACAATTTATGGTTTGGCTAGTTGGCTGAAGGTTCTGGGATTGAAGTTAACAGTCGCGGTTGATGTAGAGGATGAGAAAATTTCTGCTAATGTTGCTGAATTGGCGGAAGTTGCAAAGGTTTGATTTTGGGCAAACTTCCCAGATATAGCTTTTACAGTTTTTTAAATTTTAGGGTAGCAGGATGTCAGAGACAGAACTAGATTTAGTGTCAATAGCCACCAGATTATTACATCTTGAACAAGATCAAGTTATTCTCAAAAAATATATAGCCAAACTTAAGCGGCAGTTAGAAGCACAGGAACAACGATTTAACGATCGCCCGGAACCGCCACAGCTAGAAAATTTGATAGCCCAAATTGCGGTGCTGCAACAGCGGTTTGATTTGGGAATTGCCGATATGTCGGTCATTTCAGAGCCGCCGATTGAGCTTGAGGCTGAGACAGAACAGCACAACTTAGACTTTCAGTATCAGTTAGTATGCGATCGCCCCAACAGTCGCGCTGTGTTGGTGGAGGCGCTATCAGTAGCACGAGAGCGGCTGATTATTGTTTGCCCTTGGCTCAATTGTAACAGTATTAATGATGAATTGCTGCAAAAATTTAGGGATTGCTTGAACCGAGGATGTGCGATCGATATTGGCTGGGGTTATTTGGGCGATCGGCAAAAAATCGGCAAGGGATGGCGATACAATGCTTTAGCAGATTTGCAAGAATTAGCAAGCGAATATCCCGGTCAATTTAGTCTCAATTTATTAGGTACTCACGAAAACTATTTAGTCTGCGATTCCAGTTTTGCTATGTTGGGGAGCCATAATTTTCTGACTAACAGCGACCAAAGTGCAGAAAAAGAAGTGGGAATCCGCACGGGTCACTGTCAAATTGTCAAGCAATTAATTGAGAGATTTGACAGCAGCCAAGTATTAAATGAGGAGGAGATTGAGAGCAGGTTTATAGAGAGTTCGGATTACCTGGATCGAGCAGATTATTTGGAAGGATTGGCGGCGGATGCTGCTGAGGGAGAGATTGATTTAGAGGATAGCGCTGAGGATTTGGATGATGAGTCTGAGGCTAGTCTGGAACCTGTTGTTAATGTTGAGGAGTTTTGGGAGCGTTACACTCAGGGAGAAAGGGATTTTACTGGGATTAATTTAGCTGGTGCTGACTTGAGGGGTAAAAACCTAGCTGCTGGTGTTAACTTGAGTAATGCTAATTTGAATAAAGCTAATTTGAACGGTGTAAGTTGGCAGATGATAAACCTCAGTGGGGCAACTTTGAAGGAAGCAAATATGAGCAATGCGTTTTTCTCTAGCACAAATTTTAGTAATGCTAATTTATCAAGGGCTAACCTTTCTCAAGCTAATTTATCTTCAGCCAATCTGACTCAGGCAAATTTAGTCAATGCCAACCTTTCTCAGGCTAATTTACAATCAGCCAAACTAGAAAAATCAAAATTAAGGAAGGCAAGTTTAAGAGGAACCCTACTAGAATATGCAAATTTTAGTGAAGCCGATTTTACTGGT of Microcoleus sp. bin38.metabat.b11b12b14.051 contains these proteins:
- the typA gene encoding translational GTPase TypA; translation: MSLPIRNVAIIAHVDHGKTTLVDALLRQSGVFREGEEVPDCVMDSNDIERERGITILSKNTAVRYKETLINIVDTPGHADFGGEVERVLGMVDGCLLIVDANEGPMPQTRFVLKKALEKGLRPIVFVNKIDRDRADPHKAVDKVLDLFLELGADDDQCDFPYLFGSGLNGTAKKTLEDEAVDMKPLFEEILDHVPPPIGDPDKPLQLQVTTLDYSEYVGRIVIGRIHNGTIRIGQQAVLITESGALVKSKISKLMGFEGLKRIDIAESSAGNLVAVAGFADAYIGETITCPNDPQALPLIKVDEPTLQMTFSVNDSPFCGQEGSLVTSRQIRDRLMRELQTNVALRVEETDSPDKFLVSGRGELHLGILIENMRREGYEFQVSQPQVIFREVGGRPCEPFECLVLDVPEEAVGGCIERLGQRKAEMQDMHVSSTGRTQIEFSVPARGLIGFRGEFMRLTRGAGIMNHSFLDYRPLGGEIIARRNGVLISFEEGTATTYSLKNAEDRGVFFITPGTKVYRGMIIGENNRDEDMELNICKSKQLTNHRASGGEELAQLQAPVDMSLERALEYIGQDELVEVTPKSIRLRKLSKKLVKR
- a CDS encoding type II toxin-antitoxin system RelE/ParE family toxin; translated protein: MEAQPRDIKRYIKQNGTVPFAEWFGSLRDVNAKIRIDKRLERISSGNLGDCRSVGEGVCELKIDYGPGYRVYFGQVGSAIVLLLCGGDKSTQDQDISKAKKYWRDYERRQNAC
- a CDS encoding tetratricopeptide repeat protein: MARLTASLYDLRVALEDYTQAIQLKPDFAQAHYNRGIFHYELGDSERANEDFYNAKNLYHMQGKEEKYQKVLDIIEELQQED
- a CDS encoding pentapeptide repeat-containing protein; the protein is MSETELDLVSIATRLLHLEQDQVILKKYIAKLKRQLEAQEQRFNDRPEPPQLENLIAQIAVLQQRFDLGIADMSVISEPPIELEAETEQHNLDFQYQLVCDRPNSRAVLVEALSVARERLIIVCPWLNCNSINDELLQKFRDCLNRGCAIDIGWGYLGDRQKIGKGWRYNALADLQELASEYPGQFSLNLLGTHENYLVCDSSFAMLGSHNFLTNSDQSAEKEVGIRTGHCQIVKQLIERFDSSQVLNEEEIESRFIESSDYLDRADYLEGLAADAAEGEIDLEDSAEDLDDESEASLEPVVNVEEFWERYTQGERDFTGINLAGADLRGKNLAAGVNLSNANLNKANLNGVSWQMINLSGATLKEANMSNAFFSSTNFSNANLSRANLSQANLSSANLTQANLVNANLSQANLQSAKLEKSKLRKASLRGTLLEYANFSEADFTGANLNGAKLSQQTKFTNANLAQANLSGLYLSLHTLFHNNITFSQPIHLKT
- a CDS encoding transcriptional regulator codes for the protein MKDAKMPASDSYHPFKISNLKDPNYSAAYLSLIFGEEEEGDLELKIMLSAMRDIFEALGEPNMSADDAKLHLEKLDALLSGEGIATIYGLASWLKVLGLKLTVAVDVEDEKISANVAELAEVAKV
- a CDS encoding ParA family protein, with translation MSPKSIAVINFKGGVGKTTVTWSMGNIISQGTDLEVLMLDLDPQMSLTEAIGLNENTGHLDDKFGKWYEKSLKHRLTIYDALEVFKKAGQNFKFPVGFDTIYQIDEQLHFIPSVEELYWLDLDGFEGKNVKDFIRQFSGKIVNSPNLPKYDLMLFDCSPSFSLLTYSVLSCCDLILIPVNPDYFGSRGLSLVLNSLQKRIEPYPFPKIAVFMNKAKIYGGLLTNEVQFYMREVKRLCAEISKDNNIEVRFFESTIRESVGLKRAINEGELPRELVREFEQLWRECEEYLK